A portion of the Streptomyces platensis genome contains these proteins:
- a CDS encoding YdbC family protein: MLVKWIRLTVVDRRGFERGQRKWAGLLGEPGFRGQGGGWSRGRPGVAHLVAFWESRAFYDSFMARSHDRLAASQVGTYKDAQVRLFEHEFDVKVGFRPSFGDVDVLRLAHCQVRQDRVDHFMLMQEKVWNPAMAGSPGMLRGMLGRAPGEEFLVLSMWQSAAERGKYRPERVERLALRAQIAADVRAIAGDVVQLEPSWTV; this comes from the coding sequence GTGCTGGTCAAGTGGATTCGCCTCACCGTCGTGGACCGTCGAGGGTTCGAGCGGGGGCAGCGGAAATGGGCGGGGCTGCTGGGTGAGCCGGGGTTCCGAGGGCAGGGCGGGGGGTGGAGCCGGGGGCGGCCGGGCGTCGCGCATCTGGTCGCCTTCTGGGAGAGCCGGGCGTTCTACGACTCCTTCATGGCGCGCTCGCACGACCGGCTGGCGGCTTCCCAGGTCGGCACGTACAAGGACGCCCAAGTCCGGCTGTTCGAGCACGAGTTTGATGTGAAGGTGGGCTTCCGCCCGTCGTTCGGCGATGTGGATGTCCTGCGGCTGGCACACTGCCAGGTGCGCCAGGACCGGGTGGATCACTTCATGCTGATGCAGGAGAAGGTCTGGAACCCGGCGATGGCGGGTTCGCCGGGCATGCTGCGGGGGATGCTGGGGCGGGCACCGGGGGAGGAGTTCCTGGTGCTGTCGATGTGGCAGTCGGCGGCCGAGCGGGGGAAGTACCGGCCCGAGCGGGTGGAGCGGCTGGCGCTCCGTGCCCAGATAGCCGCGGATGTCCGGGCCATCGCGGGGGATGTGGTGCAGCTCGAACCGTCGTGGACGGTGTGA
- a CDS encoding TetR/AcrR family transcriptional regulator: MSDETVPDRGRESGGTAPSPGTRRPGGRTARTRAAVRDAVLAGLTEHGYPGLTVEYVAAHSGVHKTTLYRRWKDIEGLVADALDLAGEDSWVPPDTGSLEGDLRALAQEVVVSFTDPAVAASGSAMIAAAFQSERAADALRDYYTERFARCEALVERAVRRGELAADPDAAAEAGAAHCGIDAGALVRSVSAPLFFRLFITREPVDDTVAEQAVAATLAAAHAGAFTVAGRADASSGASS; this comes from the coding sequence TTGTCTGACGAGACGGTGCCCGACCGCGGTCGCGAGAGCGGCGGTACCGCACCCTCCCCCGGCACCCGCCGCCCCGGCGGCCGCACCGCCCGCACCCGCGCCGCCGTCCGCGACGCCGTGCTGGCCGGCCTCACCGAGCACGGCTATCCCGGCCTGACCGTCGAATATGTCGCCGCCCACTCCGGCGTGCACAAGACCACGCTCTACCGGCGCTGGAAGGACATCGAGGGCCTGGTGGCGGACGCTCTGGATCTTGCGGGCGAAGACAGCTGGGTCCCGCCCGACACCGGGTCCCTGGAGGGCGATCTGCGTGCCCTGGCCCAAGAGGTCGTCGTTTCGTTCACCGACCCGGCGGTGGCCGCGTCGGGCTCCGCGATGATCGCCGCCGCCTTTCAGTCGGAGCGGGCGGCCGACGCCCTGCGCGACTACTACACCGAGCGGTTCGCGCGCTGCGAGGCCCTCGTCGAACGCGCCGTGCGACGCGGGGAGTTGGCAGCGGACCCGGACGCCGCCGCGGAAGCCGGCGCCGCCCACTGCGGCATCGACGCCGGAGCGCTCGTCCGCTCCGTCTCCGCGCCGTTGTTCTTCCGCCTGTTCATCACCCGGGAGCCGGTCGACGACACCGTCGCCGAGCAGGCCGTGGCGGCCACACTGGCGGCCGCCCACGCCGGGGCGTTCACGGTCGCCGGCCGGGCGGACGCCTCCTCCGGAGCAAGCTCCTGA
- a CDS encoding ABC-F family ATP-binding cassette domain-containing protein, giving the protein MTTQISLHDITQSYGDHVLLDGVSLSVRPGERVGIVGENGAGKSTLLRIVAGAEQPDEGQVVLRADGGIGYLGQTPDLPPDRTVQDAIDAALADLRDMERRLRSLERGLDRATPSGLEEYGDLLTLFELRGGYEADARVVRALHALGLAQLGHDRLLGSLSGGEQARLGIACLIAAAPEVMLLDEPTNHLDVTALDWLEGALLAHRGTVLAVSHDRLFLQRIATALVEVDADRRTLVRYGGGYGTFLAAQAAARRRWEQDHAQWCAQIAQLTDFAGGAARNVAQGRAMKDGNKMACDRAKGRVQASVAGRVRNARERLRRLREEPVPRPPDPLRFRAVPDAGEAEGTLVRLDGVRVGDRLAVDSLTVAAGERVLIHGANGAGKTTLLRVLAGVTTPDSGTVRRRGRTSYLAQEIPVSRPAEPLLSAFRRGLAGDVEEHTALLLSFGLFRERDLDVPVGALSAGQRRRLALARLLARPADLLLLDEPTNHLALGLVEELEAALAAWPGALVVVSHDRLLRRRFGGRSYELRDGRPALAAL; this is encoded by the coding sequence GTGACCACTCAGATTTCCTTGCATGACATCACCCAGTCCTACGGTGACCACGTGCTGCTCGACGGCGTCTCTTTGTCGGTGCGCCCCGGCGAACGCGTCGGGATCGTGGGGGAGAACGGTGCCGGGAAGTCGACACTGCTCCGCATCGTCGCAGGTGCCGAGCAGCCCGATGAAGGCCAGGTGGTGCTCCGGGCCGACGGTGGCATCGGCTACCTGGGCCAGACCCCGGACCTTCCGCCGGACCGCACCGTCCAGGATGCGATCGACGCCGCTCTGGCGGACCTCAGGGATATGGAGCGCCGACTCCGCTCCCTGGAGCGCGGGCTCGACCGGGCCACGCCCAGCGGGCTGGAGGAGTACGGCGATCTGCTCACCCTCTTCGAGCTGCGCGGCGGCTATGAAGCCGACGCCCGCGTCGTCCGGGCACTGCACGCCCTGGGGCTGGCGCAGCTGGGTCACGACCGGCTGCTCGGCAGTCTCTCCGGGGGCGAGCAGGCCCGGCTGGGGATTGCCTGCCTGATCGCCGCGGCCCCCGAGGTCATGCTTCTCGACGAACCCACCAACCACCTCGACGTCACCGCCCTGGACTGGCTGGAAGGCGCCCTGCTCGCCCACCGGGGCACGGTCCTCGCCGTCTCGCACGACCGGCTCTTCCTCCAGCGCATCGCCACGGCACTGGTCGAGGTCGATGCCGACCGACGGACCCTGGTCCGCTACGGCGGCGGTTACGGCACCTTCCTCGCGGCCCAGGCCGCCGCCCGCCGGCGCTGGGAGCAGGACCATGCCCAGTGGTGCGCACAGATCGCACAGCTCACCGACTTCGCCGGGGGCGCGGCGCGGAACGTCGCTCAGGGCCGAGCCATGAAGGACGGCAACAAGATGGCGTGCGACCGGGCCAAGGGCCGTGTCCAGGCCTCTGTGGCCGGCCGGGTGCGCAACGCCCGGGAACGGCTGCGCAGGCTCCGGGAAGAGCCCGTTCCCAGGCCTCCCGACCCGCTCCGGTTCCGTGCCGTGCCTGACGCCGGCGAGGCCGAGGGCACCCTCGTCCGGCTCGACGGAGTGCGGGTGGGGGACCGGCTCGCGGTGGACTCCCTCACCGTTGCCGCCGGCGAACGTGTGCTGATCCACGGTGCCAACGGAGCGGGCAAGACCACGCTGCTCCGGGTGCTGGCGGGGGTCACCACACCGGACAGCGGTACGGTGCGGCGCCGAGGCCGGACCAGCTATCTCGCGCAGGAAATACCGGTCTCCCGCCCCGCCGAACCGCTGCTCTCGGCGTTCCGCCGTGGGCTGGCCGGGGACGTGGAGGAGCACACCGCCCTGCTGCTGTCCTTCGGCCTGTTCCGCGAACGCGACCTCGATGTCCCCGTGGGGGCGCTCTCCGCCGGGCAGCGGCGCCGGCTCGCGCTGGCCCGGCTGCTGGCCCGCCCGGCGGACCTGCTGCTGCTCGATGAACCCACCAACCACCTGGCGCTCGGCCTCGTCGAAGAGCTCGAAGCCGCGCTGGCGGCATGGCCCGGCGCCCTGGTCGTCGTCTCCCACGACCGGCTGCTGCGGCGACGCTTCGGCGGCCGCTCCTACGAGTTACGCGACGGCCGCCCGGCCCTGGCCGCCCTCTGA
- a CDS encoding RecQ family ATP-dependent DNA helicase, producing the protein MSNEDLRAAADAVLTRLVGDPGGDVRLREDQWRAIEALVADHRRALVVQRTGWGKSAVYFVATALLRERGSGPTVIVSPLLALMRNQVEAAARAGIRARTINSANTEEWDTVQAEVAAGDVDVLLVSPERLNNPDFRDQVLPKLAATTGLLVVDEAHCISDWGHDFRPDYRRLRTMLADLPPDVPVLATTATANARVTADVAEQLGTGEGSTEALVLRGPLDRESLSLGVLPLPDAAHRLAWLADHLHELPGSGIIYTLTVAAAEEITAFLRHRGHTVSSYTGKTENADRQQAEDDLLANRVKALVATSALGMGFDKPDLGFVVHLGSPSSPIAYYQQVGRAGRGVEHAEVLLLPGREDEAIWKYFASLAFPPEEQVRRTLDVLAAAGRPVSLPALEPQVELRRSRLEIMLKVLDVDGAVQRVKGGWTSTGRPWAYDAERYAWVSRQREAEQQAMREYATTTGCRMEFLRRQLDDEAAVACGRCDNCAGARFTTEVSAASLDAARGELGRPGVEVEPRRMWPTGLPAVGVDLKGRIPAGELAATGRALGRLSDIGWGNRLRPMLTPQAADGPVPDDVAAAVVTVLADWAKGPGGWASGTAEAPARPVGVVALSSRSRPQLIRSLAERIATVGRMPFLGTVTSSDDDAEGRIPRSNSAQRLRALHGSLGVPPELAQALAAAGGPVLLVDDYADTGWTLAVAARLLRRAGAEEVFPLVLAVQG; encoded by the coding sequence ATGAGCAACGAAGATCTGCGTGCCGCAGCCGATGCCGTCCTGACCCGCCTCGTCGGAGACCCCGGCGGCGACGTCAGGCTGCGTGAGGATCAGTGGCGCGCGATCGAGGCCCTGGTCGCCGACCACCGCCGCGCCCTGGTCGTGCAGCGCACGGGCTGGGGCAAGTCCGCGGTCTATTTCGTCGCGACGGCGCTGCTGCGCGAGCGCGGCAGCGGCCCGACCGTGATCGTCTCCCCGCTGCTCGCCCTGATGCGCAACCAGGTCGAGGCGGCCGCGCGCGCCGGGATCCGCGCGCGCACGATCAATTCCGCCAACACCGAGGAGTGGGACACCGTCCAGGCCGAGGTGGCGGCCGGTGACGTGGATGTCCTGCTGGTGAGCCCCGAGCGGCTCAACAATCCCGATTTCCGCGATCAGGTGCTGCCCAAGCTCGCCGCGACGACAGGGCTGCTGGTGGTCGACGAGGCACACTGCATCTCCGACTGGGGCCACGATTTCCGGCCGGACTACCGACGGCTGCGCACGATGCTCGCCGATCTCCCGCCCGATGTGCCGGTGCTCGCCACCACCGCGACGGCCAACGCGCGGGTGACCGCCGATGTCGCCGAACAGCTCGGCACGGGCGAGGGCTCCACGGAGGCGCTGGTGCTGCGCGGGCCGCTGGACCGGGAGAGTCTGAGCCTGGGGGTGCTCCCGTTGCCGGATGCCGCGCACCGGCTGGCCTGGCTCGCGGACCATCTGCACGAGCTGCCGGGCTCGGGGATCATCTACACACTCACCGTCGCCGCGGCCGAGGAGATCACGGCGTTCCTCCGTCACCGGGGGCACACGGTTTCCTCGTACACCGGCAAGACGGAGAACGCGGACCGCCAGCAGGCCGAGGACGACCTGCTCGCCAACCGGGTCAAGGCGCTGGTGGCGACCTCGGCGCTGGGCATGGGCTTCGACAAGCCCGACCTGGGGTTCGTGGTGCATCTGGGTTCGCCATCGTCCCCCATCGCCTACTACCAGCAGGTGGGCCGGGCCGGCCGTGGGGTCGAGCACGCCGAGGTGCTGCTACTGCCCGGGCGGGAGGACGAGGCGATCTGGAAGTACTTCGCTTCGCTGGCCTTCCCGCCCGAGGAGCAGGTGCGGCGCACCCTGGACGTCCTGGCGGCCGCCGGCCGACCGGTGTCGCTGCCGGCCCTGGAGCCCCAGGTCGAACTGCGCCGCTCGCGCCTGGAGATCATGCTCAAGGTCCTGGATGTGGACGGCGCCGTGCAGCGCGTCAAGGGGGGCTGGACCTCCACCGGCCGGCCGTGGGCGTACGACGCCGAGCGCTATGCGTGGGTGTCCCGTCAGCGCGAGGCCGAACAGCAGGCGATGCGGGAGTACGCCACCACGACGGGCTGCCGGATGGAGTTCCTGCGGCGGCAGTTGGACGACGAGGCGGCGGTGGCGTGCGGCCGCTGTGACAACTGCGCCGGGGCGCGGTTCACCACCGAGGTGTCCGCGGCCTCGCTGGACGCGGCGCGGGGTGAGCTGGGGCGGCCGGGCGTGGAGGTCGAGCCGCGCCGGATGTGGCCGACGGGGCTGCCGGCCGTCGGTGTCGATCTCAAGGGGCGTATCCCTGCCGGTGAGCTGGCAGCGACCGGCCGTGCCCTGGGGCGGCTCTCCGACATCGGGTGGGGCAACCGGCTGCGTCCGATGCTCACCCCGCAGGCCGCGGACGGTCCGGTCCCGGACGATGTGGCGGCCGCGGTGGTCACGGTTCTCGCCGACTGGGCCAAGGGGCCGGGCGGTTGGGCCTCGGGGACGGCGGAGGCGCCGGCCCGCCCGGTGGGCGTCGTCGCGCTCTCCTCGCGCAGCCGGCCGCAACTGATCCGGTCGCTGGCCGAGCGGATCGCCACGGTCGGCCGGATGCCGTTCCTCGGCACGGTGACCTCGTCGGACGACGATGCCGAAGGCAGGATTCCGCGCAGCAACAGCGCCCAGCGGCTGCGGGCCCTGCACGGTTCGCTGGGTGTGCCGCCGGAGCTGGCGCAGGCCCTTGCCGCGGCAGGTGGCCCGGTGCTGCTGGTGGACGACTACGCCGACACCGGCTGGACTCTGGCCGTGGCCGCCCGGCTGCTGCGCCGGGCGGGAGCAGAAGAGGTGTTTCCGCTGGTCCTCGCCGTACAGGGCTGA
- a CDS encoding ADP-ribosylglycohydrolase family protein — protein sequence MTLDHRDADRRERALASLRGLSVGDALGSQFFVPANYPSLKRREPPPAPWQWTDDTEMACSVLAVLTAHGRIDQDDLARSFADHHDFDRGYGPAVNRMLRLIREGGDWRELASGLFNGQGSWGNGAAMRIAPLGAWYADDPEQATHQAEISAYTTHQHREAVVGAMAVAAAAALVADPTRDNGPEQLLDGVLELIPRSAVQAGLRRARDMLDYADSGTVAAVLGCGRRTSAHDTVPFALWAAAQHLGNYERAFWTTVQAGGDVDTTCAIVGGIVAAAGPAGAPPEAWLEGTEPLPSWAPALAD from the coding sequence ATGACCCTCGACCACCGTGACGCAGACCGCCGTGAGCGGGCTCTGGCGAGCCTGCGCGGACTGTCCGTGGGTGATGCCCTCGGATCCCAGTTCTTCGTCCCCGCGAACTACCCCTCCCTCAAGCGCCGTGAGCCGCCGCCCGCCCCCTGGCAGTGGACCGACGACACCGAGATGGCCTGCTCCGTCCTGGCCGTCCTCACCGCTCACGGACGGATCGACCAGGACGACCTCGCCCGCTCCTTCGCCGACCACCACGACTTCGACCGCGGCTACGGTCCGGCCGTCAACCGCATGCTGCGGCTGATCCGCGAGGGCGGCGACTGGCGCGAGCTGGCATCCGGGCTCTTCAACGGCCAGGGCTCGTGGGGCAACGGCGCCGCGATGCGCATCGCTCCCCTCGGCGCCTGGTACGCCGATGACCCCGAGCAGGCCACCCACCAGGCGGAGATCTCCGCTTACACCACCCATCAGCACCGCGAGGCCGTCGTCGGCGCCATGGCCGTCGCCGCCGCGGCCGCCCTGGTGGCCGACCCGACCCGCGACAACGGCCCCGAGCAGCTGCTCGACGGGGTCCTGGAGCTGATCCCGCGCAGCGCCGTACAGGCCGGGCTGCGCCGGGCCCGCGACATGCTCGACTACGCCGACTCCGGCACCGTCGCCGCCGTCCTGGGCTGCGGACGACGCACCAGCGCACATGACACCGTGCCCTTCGCCCTGTGGGCCGCCGCCCAGCATCTCGGCAACTACGAGCGGGCGTTCTGGACCACGGTTCAGGCGGGCGGCGACGTCGACACCACCTGCGCCATCGTCGGCGGCATCGTTGCCGCAGCCGGTCCCGCCGGCGCCCCGCCCGAGGCATGGCTGGAGGGCACCGAGCCCCTCCCGTCGTGGGCCCCCGCCCTCGCCGACTGA
- a CDS encoding DUF4192 domain-containing protein, with protein sequence MNPHSEPSKRTDDSNSAATPSHSSAPTPSNSPRPPKPSPPANPPNITRPSRPITPSGPTDPTSAAEPAGPAAPAHTATPSALSNPAYIAGSASPPDSSHSSSAPADGDTAPSADAQVTLRSPAELADALPYFLGFYPDDSVVMVALHGERGRFGGRVRLGIPTDTAQWPDVADELADCLISAGKERGDRPAAIIVYLCQEPAAGESGKDVKDRLRPLAQRLRTACGALDVPVLEALCLSNGRFWSYCCPDFRCCPAEGTPMVMPGTSVMAAAAAYAGMQVRGSLKEMEARLRPRTGPRAAEQEKALDAAAGALVPHMLRRDGATAVRRETLDRAGAMIRRFRLDTPSGSNRARDACDDALITDSEAAALILGLQDRVTRDRAAEWMDGPAAAPALRLWRALARRCVGGYAEHAVAPLTLAGWVCWSTEDGPSARVALSCALALDPDYTFAQLLYRAINEGLDPEPLRRCLREQHQEAGSDTEAPTSSTAPAAKETPRPRKRSGPPRSGSAGRPRGPRGATGPGSRTTDGRGRRRAGRDGSRR encoded by the coding sequence ATGAATCCGCACAGCGAACCGAGCAAGCGCACCGACGACAGCAACTCCGCCGCCACCCCCTCTCATTCGTCCGCCCCTACCCCCTCGAACTCCCCCCGCCCGCCCAAGCCGTCGCCCCCTGCCAACCCGCCGAACATCACCAGGCCCTCCCGCCCCATCACACCGAGTGGCCCCACTGACCCCACCAGCGCCGCAGAACCGGCCGGTCCGGCCGCCCCCGCGCACACCGCCACCCCTTCCGCGCTCTCCAACCCCGCCTACATCGCCGGCTCCGCGAGCCCGCCCGACTCCTCCCACTCCTCCTCCGCCCCCGCTGATGGGGACACTGCGCCGTCCGCCGACGCCCAGGTCACCCTGCGCAGCCCGGCCGAGCTCGCCGACGCCTTGCCGTATTTTTTGGGTTTCTATCCGGACGACAGCGTCGTGATGGTCGCTTTGCACGGCGAGCGCGGCCGGTTCGGCGGCCGGGTCAGGCTCGGCATTCCGACCGACACCGCGCAGTGGCCCGATGTCGCCGACGAGCTCGCAGACTGTCTGATCTCGGCAGGTAAGGAGCGTGGCGACCGGCCTGCGGCGATCATCGTCTACCTCTGCCAGGAGCCCGCGGCGGGAGAGAGCGGCAAGGACGTCAAGGACCGGCTGCGCCCGCTCGCCCAGCGGCTGCGTACCGCCTGCGGAGCTCTCGACGTACCGGTCCTGGAAGCCCTCTGTCTCTCCAACGGCCGCTTCTGGTCCTACTGCTGTCCCGACTTCCGCTGCTGCCCCGCCGAGGGCACACCCATGGTCATGCCCGGGACGTCCGTAATGGCCGCGGCCGCCGCATATGCGGGAATGCAGGTGCGCGGCTCCCTCAAAGAGATGGAGGCCAGGCTGAGGCCCCGCACCGGACCGCGGGCCGCCGAACAGGAGAAGGCGCTGGACGCGGCGGCCGGTGCGCTGGTGCCGCACATGCTCCGGCGGGACGGGGCGACGGCCGTCCGCCGGGAAACCCTCGATCGGGCCGGCGCCATGATCCGCCGGTTCCGTCTGGACACCCCCTCGGGCAGCAACCGGGCCAGGGACGCCTGCGACGACGCATTGATCACCGACTCCGAGGCCGCCGCTCTCATCCTCGGCCTCCAGGACCGGGTCACCCGTGACCGGGCGGCGGAGTGGATGGACGGCCCCGCCGCGGCGCCGGCCCTCCGGCTCTGGCGCGCCCTCGCCCGCCGCTGCGTCGGCGGCTACGCCGAACACGCGGTGGCACCGCTCACCCTGGCCGGCTGGGTGTGCTGGTCCACCGAGGACGGACCTTCGGCACGCGTCGCCCTCAGCTGTGCCCTGGCCCTCGACCCCGACTACACCTTCGCCCAGCTGCTGTACCGCGCCATCAACGAAGGCCTCGATCCGGAGCCGCTGCGCCGCTGTCTGCGCGAGCAGCACCAGGAGGCCGGGTCCGACACCGAGGCGCCCACGTCTTCCACCGCTCCGGCCGCCAAGGAAACACCGCGGCCCAGGAAGCGCTCCGGGCCGCCCCGCTCGGGATCCGCAGGCCGTCCCCGGGGGCCGCGCGGAGCCACGGGCCCGGGCAGCCGTACGACCGACGGGCGCGGCAGGCGCCGGGCCGGCCGGGACGGGAGCCGACGGTGA
- a CDS encoding ribonuclease HII — protein sequence MPYEPPTHSVERSLRATTGAKIVAGIDEVGRGAWAGPVSVCAAITGLRRPPDGLTDSKLLTPKRRTELCDVLGEWVTSYALGHSSPEEIDELGMTAALRLAAVRALEALPVRPDAIILDGKHNYLGAPWRVRTVIKGDQSCIAVAAASVIAKVRRDAMMAELGLAYADFDFAANAGYPSPTHRIALEEYGPTPHHRVSWSYMDALPRWRHLKKVRITPEAAALQAGGQLGFDF from the coding sequence ATGCCGTACGAGCCCCCCACACATTCCGTCGAGCGATCATTGCGCGCCACGACGGGCGCCAAGATCGTTGCAGGTATCGACGAGGTCGGACGCGGAGCGTGGGCCGGTCCGGTCAGCGTCTGCGCAGCCATCACCGGTCTGCGCCGGCCACCCGACGGACTCACCGATTCCAAGCTGCTGACCCCCAAGCGCCGCACCGAACTGTGCGATGTGCTCGGTGAGTGGGTCACGTCGTATGCCCTGGGGCACTCCTCACCGGAGGAGATCGACGAGCTGGGCATGACCGCTGCCCTGCGGCTCGCGGCCGTACGCGCCCTGGAGGCGCTGCCGGTCCGGCCGGACGCGATCATCCTCGACGGCAAGCACAACTACCTGGGCGCGCCCTGGCGCGTCCGCACGGTCATCAAGGGCGACCAGTCCTGCATCGCGGTTGCTGCCGCGTCCGTGATCGCCAAGGTGCGGCGCGACGCGATGATGGCCGAACTGGGCCTGGCCTACGCCGACTTCGACTTCGCGGCCAACGCCGGCTACCCCTCTCCGACCCATCGCATCGCCCTGGAGGAGTACGGTCCTACGCCGCACCACCGAGTGTCGTGGTCCTACATGGACGCTCTGCCCCGGTGGCGGCATCTGAAGAAGGTGCGCATCACCCCCGAAGCAGCCGCTCTGCAAGCCGGTGGCCAACTCGGCTTCGACTTCTGA
- a CDS encoding histidine phosphatase family protein, producing MARPRRIVLIRHGESEGNVDDTVYEREPDHALALTGAGLRQATEAGGAVREMFGDERVSAYVSPYRRTHQTFRELRLDPARVRVREEPRLREQDWGNWQDREDVRRQKAYRDAYGHFFYRFAQGESGADVYDRVGAFLESLWRSFEDPQHPPNVLIVTHGLTMRLFCMRWFHWTVADFESLSNPGNAEWRTLLLGPDGRYTLDRPFERWCEPVPYGATG from the coding sequence ATGGCTCGGCCCCGACGCATCGTCCTCATCCGCCACGGAGAGTCGGAGGGGAATGTCGACGACACCGTGTACGAGCGGGAACCCGATCACGCGCTCGCCCTTACCGGGGCCGGGCTGCGGCAGGCGACGGAGGCCGGCGGCGCGGTGCGGGAGATGTTCGGCGACGAGCGGGTCTCCGCGTATGTCTCGCCGTACCGCCGCACCCACCAGACCTTCCGCGAACTCCGCCTCGACCCCGCCCGGGTCCGCGTACGCGAGGAACCCCGGCTGCGCGAGCAGGACTGGGGCAACTGGCAGGACCGCGAGGACGTCCGCCGGCAGAAGGCCTATCGGGACGCCTACGGCCACTTCTTCTACCGCTTCGCCCAGGGCGAGTCCGGAGCCGATGTCTACGACCGGGTCGGGGCCTTCCTGGAGAGCCTGTGGCGCAGCTTCGAGGACCCCCAGCACCCGCCGAACGTCCTGATCGTCACGCACGGGCTCACCATGCGGCTGTTCTGCATGCGCTGGTTCCACTGGACGGTGGCGGACTTCGAGTCGCTGTCCAACCCCGGCAATGCGGAGTGGCGCACTTTGCTGCTCGGCCCGGACGGCCGCTACACCCTCGACCGGCCCTTCGAGCGCTGGTGTGAACCCGTTCCTTATGGGGCCACCGGTTAG